The genomic interval TAATAAGTAAAATTAGCAACGAATTGCCTGTTTACAAGCTATATCTGTCTGCTAACGTGTGTTTCCTGCAATTCTTCACTGTTCATCTCCTTATTTTTAACAGGAAAAAAGAATGCCAGTCCGTGATGGAAAAATTGCCAGGCCAAATTTCCAAACAAACTCTTTACTTCACTAAATTTTGCATTACGTGATTTTAGTGCGAACGCAATGGAAAGCCCAAAACTAACCAGAACGTTCATGATTCCAATACAGGTTATGCCAATGATCGAATTAATCCAGAGATCAGCCGAAATCTGGTTTTCCAGACTGGAAACAGCTATTCCAAAGTTTCCTGATGCAAAAGTAATATGGCGGATATCCAATGGCAATCCAAGCGTAAATCCAATTGCACTGGTGGATCCGAGAAAAACACCAAGAAAGAAATTTCCAGCCAGTGCACCAAAATTTCTTTCAAAATAGCCAGCAATACGATTCAGTCTTTCCTGACCAAATAAACGGATTAGCCGGCGATGGCTCATCAGGCGGATTGAATATTTGTTGTAAATCCATTTATTTTCATAATATCCTGATATCAAGCCGGATAGCATTAAGTAAACGCCGGCCAATGCAGCATGTGGAAGTGCCAGACTTTCCCATGCATTCAATTCTCCGATCAGCCTGAAAGCTTTTGCAGGATCAGCGATATGATGACCAAGAGCCGAAAAATACAATTTGTCAAGCCCGTAAGCAACTGGAAAAGCTATAAGTGCATTTCCAACAAGCGATATAAACTGGCTCCGGATCAGCCTGATTAGTAATTGTGTTGTTTTGTGAAGCCAGTTTGGGTTTTCTCCGTTATTGCTCAAATTTGCTGCAATGGTGGAAGCCGTCATGGCCGGTTGCTTGGTTGCCAGTGTAAATCCTAAAAGATGGATCAGCATGAAACCAATGGAATAATTAATACTATAAAAGAATGCTTCCCAGAAAATAGGCAAATGCTGAAAATATAACCTGGTTTTATCGCCGCACAAAAATGCTACAATCGCACCTCCGCCAAGTGCCTTTCCAAACAATTTCCAATAAGCGATTTTGTCCGATGCAATGTAATGTTCACCGGTTTTGGAAGTATTCTCAATGACTTTGAAGGTCAGTAATTCCAGATTGGTTGAAAAATGTTTACGCAAACTGTATTTTGTATTCTCAGCATAAACAAATTCCTTTAATAACTGCGTGATGATCAGCCACTTTCTGTATTGATCGTTGGTTTGCAGTAATTCCAGTAACTGTGCAAGGCGTTTGAGGTGTTGTTCCGGTTGCCGTACCAGAGAAGTTAATTGTAAACTGATGCCGAAAACATCTTTATGTTTATAAATGTAACTGATCTGGCTGTTACACTGGCTGATCATTACAAGAATATGCTTGTAATCATTATTGCCTGACGACGCAAAATCATTAGAATTTAATGCTTTTTCTACGTAAAAGATCACCTCCCGGTTCAGACCCAGAAATGGTGAATCAAGATCGTCGACACGAGGGATTTTGGAAACAACTTCGGGCTCAATTCCCAGCGTTGCGGCTCTTTGCGCAAGTATAAGAATGGCATTTAAGACTTCCTTTTCAATGTACTTAACGACTGACGGATTAGTATCAATAAAAATTCCTTCAAAGAAATCAATCCAGTTTTCGTCAGGAATTGCCTTAACCCATTGATAATCTTTCTTATGATTAAAAAGATTGTCAAACTGCGTACGTAGCTCATCAGCTTCATTGACCGGCGGTAAAAATTTAAAACTCAGCCTGGCGGAAGCATCAGAAAAAAAACCTTTGTTGGAACCAATTTCAGATTCAGTAAGCAGGGAAACAAATTTGGTAGAAAAGAGAATAGAAAGTATTTGTTCGGAAATGAGGTCTTTCTCACGACGATCAAGTAGTATACTGCCTAGAACTTCTGAAAAGGAGTTATTTTTAGCAGATTTGTTTTTCCAACGGTTACGGATTATCTCAATTAATTTCCCGACGTAATCAATCCGGTCCGATAGTAAAGCGTTATCCATATTAAAGATTTAAAACGTTCGCTTAT from Dyadobacter sp. NIV53 carries:
- a CDS encoding site-specific recombinase — protein: MDNALLSDRIDYVGKLIEIIRNRWKNKSAKNNSFSEVLGSILLDRREKDLISEQILSILFSTKFVSLLTESEIGSNKGFFSDASARLSFKFLPPVNEADELRTQFDNLFNHKKDYQWVKAIPDENWIDFFEGIFIDTNPSVVKYIEKEVLNAILILAQRAATLGIEPEVVSKIPRVDDLDSPFLGLNREVIFYVEKALNSNDFASSGNNDYKHILVMISQCNSQISYIYKHKDVFGISLQLTSLVRQPEQHLKRLAQLLELLQTNDQYRKWLIITQLLKEFVYAENTKYSLRKHFSTNLELLTFKVIENTSKTGEHYIASDKIAYWKLFGKALGGGAIVAFLCGDKTRLYFQHLPIFWEAFFYSINYSIGFMLIHLLGFTLATKQPAMTASTIAANLSNNGENPNWLHKTTQLLIRLIRSQFISLVGNALIAFPVAYGLDKLYFSALGHHIADPAKAFRLIGELNAWESLALPHAALAGVYLMLSGLISGYYENKWIYNKYSIRLMSHRRLIRLFGQERLNRIAGYFERNFGALAGNFFLGVFLGSTSAIGFTLGLPLDIRHITFASGNFGIAVSSLENQISADLWINSIIGITCIGIMNVLVSFGLSIAFALKSRNAKFSEVKSLFGNLAWQFFHHGLAFFFPVKNKEMNSEELQETHVSRQI